The genomic stretch GTTACCATTGATGATTGTGGCACGGTCAAAGGCATCAAGATGCGTCCGATCATCGAAGGTGGTGACGTGGTGGAAGCATTGGCTGAGCGCGTTCTCGGTCGTGTGGTGGCGCAAGACGTTACCCGTGGCGACGAAGTGTTGCTGCCAGCGGGTACGTTCCTTGATGAGGCGTGGGTCAAGCAGATTGATGCACTGGCGATTGATGAAATCGTGGTGCGTTCCGCGATTACCTGCGAAACTCGCTATGGTGTTTGCAAGCATTGCTACGGGCGTGATCTGGCGCGTGGGCATTTGGTTGGCAAGGGTGAGGCTGTCGGGGTTATTGCGGCGCAATCCATCGGTGAGCCGGGAACCCAGTTGACCATGCGTACCTTCCATATCGGTGGTGCGGCGAGCCGGTCAGCGGCAGAAAACAGCATTGCGGTTAAATCCGGTGGTCAGGTTCACCTGCTGAACGTCAAAACTGTCCGTAACAAAGATGGCAAGCTGGTCGTGGTTTCCCGTTCCGGTGAACTGGGCGTGGTCGATACCAGCGGGCGTGACAAAGAACGTTATAAGCTGACTTACGGTGCGATCCTCTCGGTTGAGCATTACGGCGAAGTGCAAGCAGGCCAAGAAGTGGCGACGTGGGATCCACATACCCATCCGATCATTTCTGAGGTGGCGGGTCAGGTCAGTTTCAGTGACTTCATTGATAACGTGACCGTTCAAACCAAAGTGGATGAAATGACAGGTTTGTCTTCCATTGAGGTTATGGATCCGAAAAACCGTCCTGCGGCGGGTCGTGAATTGCGTCCAACAGTACGTTTGCTGGATGAGCGTGGCGACAGCGTGTTCTTTGAAGGTACCAAAATTCCGGTGCAATACCCATTGCCAGCCGGTGCGATCGTTAGCTCCACGAATGGTGCAACGGTACAGGTTGGTGAGGTTGTGGCGCGTTTGCCGCAAGCGTCTTCCAAGACCCGTGACATCACGGGTGGTTTGCCACGGGTTGCTGACTTGTTTGAGGCACGTAAGCCGAAAGACGGGGCGATTCTGGCAGAAAAAACCGGTACGATTTCCTTCGGCAAGGAAACCAAGGGTAAGCAGCGCGTGATCATCACCGGTGAAGACGGTGAGCATTACGAAGAGCTGATTCCCAAGTGGCGTAATCTGGATGTGTTTGAGGGTGAAAAACTCAACCGTGGTGAGGTTATCGCTGATGGTGAGCCTAACCCGCATGACATCCTGCGTTTGCTGGGTGCTACCGCGCTGGCAGAATACCAAGCCAAGGAGATTCAGGATGTTTACCGTCTGCAAGGCGTAAAGATCAATGACAAACACATCGAAGTCATTGTGCGTCAGATGATGCGCAAGGTTGAGGTCATTGATCCGGGTGATAGCAAATTCCTGCGTGGTGAGCAAGCCGACTACTGGCGTGTGGTAAATACAAACAAAGAGCTGGAAGCAGAAGGCAAGCTCAGAATCGTCTATGAGCGCCTGCTGATGGGGATTACCAAAGCATCCTTGGTGACGGACTCCTTTGTGTCTGCGGCGTCCTTCCAGGAGACTACACGCGTCCTGACAGAGGCTGCGGTGCGTGGTGCTCGTGACGAGTTGCGTGGTTTGAAAGAAAACGTCATTGTTGGGCGCCTGATTCCGGCAGGTACGGGTCTGGCCTACCACGATGACCGTCGTAGCCAGCGTAATGAATTTACGTATGAGCGTCCTGCGCCAACCGAAACGATCAGTTTTGGTGAGCCGATGGACATGGATTCTGATTGATTGCTCAATCAGGTTTCCGATTTAACTGACTGATCGGGAAAACTTCCTTGACAGGAGTCTTCCCGATCCCTAAAATCTGGCGTCCTTAAACAGACCGATTTTCGGTCTATTGTTTTTATGGGGACAAGGCAAGCCAGGCAGGTTCCTTAGTGATTCCAGGAGATAATTTCAGGATATGGCAACAGTAAACCAGTTGGTGCGTAAGCCGCGCCAAAGCAAAGTAGAAAAGAGTAAGGTGCCAGCGTTGGAGGCTTGTCCACAACGTCGCGGTGTTTGTACCCGTGTTTATACAACCACGCCAAAGAAGCCGAACTCCGCTATGCGTAAGGTTGCTCGTGTGCGTCTGACCAATGGCTTTGAAGTCACCAGTTATATCGGTGGTGAAGGCCATAACCTCCAGGAACACTCGGTTGTACTGATTCGCGGCGGTCGTGTAAAAGACCTTCCGGGTGTCCGTTACCATACGGTTCGCGGTAGTCTGGATACGCAGGGTGTTAAAAACCGTAAGCAGGCCCGTTCTAAATACGGCACTAAGCGTCCCAAGAAATAATTGATTGCGAGTATTGAGTCATGCCTAGAAGAAGAGAAGTCCCCAAACGCCTTGTGCTGCCGGATCCAAAGTTCGGAAGTCAGTTGTTGACTAAATTCATGAATGCCATTATGCAAGATGGTAAAAAGTCTGCTGCCGAAAAGATCATTTACGGTGCGCTGTCTGAAATCTCTGGCAAGAAGGGCGGTGACGGTATCGAAGTGCTGGAATATGCACTGGATAACGTTCGTCCTGCGGTGGAAGTTAAATCCCGTCGTGTCGGTGGCGCAACTTACCAAGTGCCGGTTGAAGTGCGTCCTTCGCGTCAAAATGCGCTGGCTATGCGTTGGTTGATTGATGCGGCTCGTAAACGTGGTGAGAAATCCATGGCACGTAAGCTGGCTGGCGAATTGATGGATGCTTCTGAAAAGCGTGGTACTGCTGTGAAAAAACGTGAAGACGTGCATCGCATGGCAGAAGCTAACAAAGCATTCGCTCACTTCCGCTGGTAATGATAAGAGTGATTATCAGTGGCACGTAGCACTCCTATTGAGCAGTACCGTAATATCGGCATCATGGCACATATTGATGCGGGTAAAACAACTGCAACTGAGCGCATCCTGTTTTATACGGGTGTGTCTCACAAGATCGGGGAAGTGCATGATGGCGCTGCCACCATGGATTGGATGGAGCAAGAGCGTGAGCGTGGTATTACTATTACCTCCGCTGCTACTACATGCTTCTGGTCGGGGATGGACAATCAATTCCCGCTACATCGCATCAATATTA from Thiothrix litoralis encodes the following:
- the rpsG gene encoding 30S ribosomal protein S7, producing the protein MPRRREVPKRLVLPDPKFGSQLLTKFMNAIMQDGKKSAAEKIIYGALSEISGKKGGDGIEVLEYALDNVRPAVEVKSRRVGGATYQVPVEVRPSRQNALAMRWLIDAARKRGEKSMARKLAGELMDASEKRGTAVKKREDVHRMAEANKAFAHFRW
- the rpsL gene encoding 30S ribosomal protein S12; translated protein: MATVNQLVRKPRQSKVEKSKVPALEACPQRRGVCTRVYTTTPKKPNSAMRKVARVRLTNGFEVTSYIGGEGHNLQEHSVVLIRGGRVKDLPGVRYHTVRGSLDTQGVKNRKQARSKYGTKRPKK